Proteins from a single region of Gordonia hongkongensis:
- a CDS encoding ComEA family DNA-binding protein, whose translation MSASGRRNPLDRLAPVADLPDRRDGTAGIDPVSPPLAPDIDDRLGPVEEPEHPGWGIGGMPTWLDTPARTQRRRSDADGGDSVGGDGAEDDDDFDDDPIPRRRFAVAPPAALALIAVGVVVCAVAAFGLFRGSGSAPVVDFGAVAGTSSMSDPSTPPAVPTESIPAQMVVSVVGLVHTPGLVQLTPGARVADAIDRAGGARKNADLLSLNLAQVLRDGDQILVGYAGGQGEMSLRSAVVGASGAPPAPAGAPPADAGAPAGGSGGPPATGGLVNLNTATEADLDELPGVGPVTAKAILSWRDRNGRFSSVDQLAEVDGIGPARLARLRDLVTV comes from the coding sequence ATGAGCGCATCAGGACGGCGGAACCCGCTGGACCGGCTGGCGCCGGTGGCCGATCTGCCGGACCGACGGGACGGTACGGCAGGCATCGACCCCGTGTCGCCGCCGCTCGCGCCGGACATCGACGACCGGCTCGGCCCCGTCGAGGAACCCGAGCATCCCGGGTGGGGGATCGGCGGGATGCCGACGTGGCTTGACACGCCGGCGCGAACCCAGCGGCGACGGTCGGACGCCGACGGCGGCGACAGTGTCGGCGGCGACGGTGCCGAGGATGACGATGACTTCGACGACGATCCCATCCCTCGGCGGCGCTTCGCGGTCGCGCCACCGGCAGCTCTCGCGCTGATCGCGGTCGGTGTCGTCGTCTGTGCCGTCGCGGCCTTCGGACTGTTCCGCGGGTCGGGGTCGGCGCCGGTCGTGGATTTCGGTGCGGTGGCCGGCACCTCGTCGATGTCGGACCCGTCGACGCCGCCGGCCGTGCCGACCGAATCGATCCCGGCGCAGATGGTGGTCAGTGTCGTCGGTTTGGTGCACACGCCGGGTCTGGTGCAACTCACGCCCGGGGCGCGGGTCGCCGACGCGATCGACCGGGCGGGAGGTGCGCGCAAGAACGCGGATCTGCTGTCGCTGAACCTCGCGCAGGTCCTCCGGGACGGCGATCAGATCCTCGTCGGCTACGCGGGCGGGCAGGGCGAGATGTCGCTGCGCAGCGCCGTCGTCGGGGCTTCCGGCGCGCCGCCCGCACCCGCGGGTGCACCCCCGGCAGATGCAGGGGCGCCCGCCGGCGGTTCGGGTGGTCCGCCGGCCACCGGCGGACTCGTGAACCTCAACACCGCCACCGAGGCCGACCTCGACGAGTTGCCCGGGGTGGGGCCGGTGACCGCGAAGGCCATCCTGTCGTGGAGGGATCGCAACGGGCGCTTCAGCTCCGTGGACCAGCTCGCCGAGGTCGACGGGATCGGTCCGGCACGCCTGGCCAGACTGCGCGATCTCGTGACGGTCTGA
- a CDS encoding DegV family protein: MPVVVVTDSSSRLPRSVTEHYGIRQVPLHLAVGDEDYREGVDDIPADIVTTPGVTTSGANPNDLSEHFESALEASQGAGVVAVHMSRRLSGTWSSARMAAEKFSGQVRVVDSRSVGLAVGFTAVAAAQAAAGGADRDRVYESAIRQAATVDSLLCVQQLDNLRNSGRISAAGKLFGSALSIKPILHMVDGTLTLKERHRTFSKALDKMVDAAADSAGGRAVTVGIQHCQSPDVAEELRAAVHAKLRVVTSELTVDLGPILGAHVGPGAVGVVIAAHLEPIEGLGES; this comes from the coding sequence GTGCCTGTCGTCGTCGTCACAGACTCCTCGTCCCGACTGCCGCGGTCGGTGACCGAGCACTACGGGATACGGCAGGTCCCATTGCACCTCGCCGTCGGCGACGAGGACTACCGCGAAGGTGTCGACGACATCCCGGCCGACATCGTGACGACGCCGGGCGTGACCACCTCCGGCGCCAACCCCAACGATCTCTCCGAACATTTCGAGTCCGCGCTCGAGGCGAGTCAGGGTGCCGGCGTCGTCGCCGTCCACATGTCGCGCCGGTTGTCGGGGACCTGGAGTTCGGCGCGGATGGCTGCGGAGAAGTTCTCCGGGCAGGTTCGGGTCGTCGATTCCCGATCTGTCGGTCTCGCAGTCGGTTTCACCGCCGTCGCGGCCGCCCAGGCCGCCGCCGGGGGAGCCGACCGGGACCGCGTGTACGAGTCCGCCATCCGACAGGCAGCGACCGTCGACTCGCTGCTGTGTGTGCAGCAGCTCGACAATCTGCGCAACAGTGGCCGGATCAGCGCCGCGGGCAAGCTCTTCGGATCGGCGCTGTCCATCAAACCGATCCTGCACATGGTCGACGGGACCCTGACGCTGAAGGAACGTCATCGCACGTTCTCCAAGGCGCTGGACAAGATGGTCGACGCCGCCGCCGACTCCGCGGGCGGGCGCGCGGTCACGGTCGGCATCCAGCACTGTCAGAGCCCGGACGTCGCCGAGGAACTGCGCGCGGCCGTCCACGCCAAGCTGCGGGTGGTGACCTCCGAGCTGACCGTTGATCTCGGTCCCATCCTCGGCGCCCACGTCGGCCCCGGCGCGGTGGGCGTCGTGATCGCCGCGCACCTCGAACCGATCGAGGGTCTCGGCGAGTCCTAG